Below is a genomic region from Sulfolobales archaeon.
CCTGGCTGGTACGACCTGAGGATTCTACTGAATATGCTGAAGCCCTTAGGAATCACTGCATGGTAAATCCTATCAATCACACCCCCCTCGAAATATCTCCCCACAGATCTCACAGTCTTAGCACCCCCATCTACAAATATAGCGTAGATGATCGAGTTTATATACCATCTATCATATAGAAACCTATTTATAGCAACAGCTATTGGATTGCCACGCATAGCTGCAAGTATATCCAGCCCAAACCTCCTATATAGCCCTATAGCTAGAAGGGAGCCAGCTATAGCTATCGCAGCAGATATACCCAGGAGATCCGGTCTATAGCTGATCTCGGGGATCTCAAGGCCCGTCCCTCTGAGAGAGGCTATTGAGAAGCTATTGATAGCCTGGCCCCACAGGATACCCATGACAGGGGTTGCTATTGCTAGTAGGAGGTAGGGTATATATGCAACGGGATCCTCACCATGATCTCCATGAACACCTTCCACCGCTTTCCCCCCATGCATATCCCTTGGGGATACAATATATAGTATCGAGATCATCCTAAGGGTATATATAGCTGTTAGCAGAGAGGTTATGATAGCCAGTACCGCAGAGGATATATATCCAGATTCTATAGCAGCATCTATCGCGAGATCCTTGCTCCAGAATCCTGAGAAGGGTGGGATCGCGGCTAAACCAAGCGATGCAAGGATCATTGATATCATGGTTACCCTTAGCTTTGAAGCCCTACCAGCCATGTGATCTATATATCTGCTTCCCAGACTATGGATTAGAATCCCTGCTCCAAGGAATAAGGATGCTTTGAACACTGCATGGCTTAGTAGATGCGATAGGCCAGCAACTATCCCCAAGCCTGGCTCATGCATCATACCAGCATAGGAAGCCGCCATGAACATATATCCTATCTGGGATGCTGTGGAGAATGCGAGTATCAGCTTCAACTCCCTAGCAACGAGGGCCATGGTGGCCATCATAAATGCTGTGAAAACACCTATCCCACCAACGATTGCTAGGTAATCCCTCACCTGGGATATAGCTAGATCTCCAGCTATGCTCGATGCTGAGATGAATATGGGGACGAATCTCAGCATAAAATACACACCAGCCTTAACCATTGTAGCAGCGTGGATCAACGCAGAAACGCTTGCAGGACCTGTCATAGCTGTTACAAGCCATTCGTGGAGAGGGAATTGAGCGCTCTTAGCAAGAGCCCCTAATGTGAACATGAATAGAAATCCAGCTAGGATCCCCCTAGCAGCTAGATCACCCATCATCGGGGCTAAACCCCTATATAGATCTGGTATATATGCTGTACTAGTGAATAACATGATCGATGTTAGACCCAGTATAAAGCCTATATCTGGAACCCCTGTCATAACTATCGCCCTAACACCTGCATGGCTTGGTGTGAACCACATTGGTCTTCCAAGGGCTTTCCTACCTGGATCGCCTACCCATGCATGCTCATCATCCCTATACCAGTGGCTTATAAGGGCGTAGGATGCTAGTGAGGTTCCTTCCCAGCCTATTAGCAACATTATGAGGTTATCTGTCATTACCAGGAGGAGCATAGATCCTACGAAGAATGTGAAGAAAACCCAGTATCTATGCTCACCATAATCGCCCTTCATATAGCTTAGGCTATAAACACCTATCAGGAATGATACCCAGGCAACCATTGCTGTTAATGCTAACGAGATCCCGTCGAGGTAGACGCCAAGATCTATATCTAAGATCCCATTATGGAGGGGCAGCTGGATCCAGCTATATCTAGGGCTT
It encodes:
- a CDS encoding NADH-quinone oxidoreductase subunit L yields the protein MPLAIEWLPIIWAAPFIGAFLSGLVGLVSKRASAYIGSASIGVSAILTIPVILAFIGSGDVVISPRYSWIQLPLHNGILDIDLGVYLDGISLALTAMVAWVSFLIGVYSLSYMKGDYGEHRYWVFFTFFVGSMLLLVMTDNLIMLLIGWEGTSLASYALISHWYRDDEHAWVGDPGRKALGRPMWFTPSHAGVRAIVMTGVPDIGFILGLTSIMLFTSTAYIPDLYRGLAPMMGDLAARGILAGFLFMFTLGALAKSAQFPLHEWLVTAMTGPASVSALIHAATMVKAGVYFMLRFVPIFISASSIAGDLAISQVRDYLAIVGGIGVFTAFMMATMALVARELKLILAFSTASQIGYMFMAASYAGMMHEPGLGIVAGLSHLLSHAVFKASLFLGAGILIHSLGSRYIDHMAGRASKLRVTMISMILASLGLAAIPPFSGFWSKDLAIDAAIESGYISSAVLAIITSLLTAIYTLRMISILYIVSPRDMHGGKAVEGVHGDHGEDPVAYIPYLLLAIATPVMGILWGQAINSFSIASLRGTGLEIPEISYRPDLLGISAAIAIAGSLLAIGLYRRFGLDILAAMRGNPIAVAINRFLYDRWYINSIIYAIFVDGGAKTVRSVGRYFEGGVIDRIYHAVIPKGFSIFSRILRSYQPGVINSYLIVMVLGAIFLILLQLWR